In the Planctomycetota bacterium genome, TCTCGACGTAGCCGTGCTCACGAATGTGGAGGTCGAGCATGAAATTGATAAGGGCGCGCTCGAGGAGGGCGCCGGCTCCTTTGAGGAGAAGGAAGTTGGAGCCGGAAAGCTTGGCGGAGCGCTCCTCGTCGAGGATGCCGAGGTCGCGGCCCAGGTCCCAGTGGGGCTTGGGGGCGAAGTCGAAGCGGCGGGCGGCGGGAGAGAAGCCCTCGGGCCACGTGCGCACGACGACGTTCCCGCGCGCGTCGGGGGCGACGGGGACGCTTTCGTGGGCCAGGTTGGGAATCCACTGGAGCAGGTCTTCCAGCCGGCGCTCGAGGGCTTTCATTTCCTCCTCGCGCTGGCGGATCGATTCTTTGACGGCCTTGGACTCCGCCTGGGGGGCCGAGACGTCGGCCTTGGGATCCTTTTTCTTGAGGGCGGCGATCTCCTCGGAGAGGGCGTTGATGCGGGCGCGGGCGGCGTCCACGTCCTGTTGAAGCTTCTTTTTTTGTTCGTAGAGGCGGACGACGGCGTCCACGTCGGCGCGGCGTTCGTTCTTGCGGAGGGCGTTTTCCCGGACGGCCTGCGCGTTTTCGGCGATGAATTTGACGTCCAGCATGGGGCGCGATTGTAGGAGGCGGGGACCCGTTCTTTCAATACAAAAGGGTGGGGCGGATTACGGGTTTTTGCTTGACTTCCGCGGGGGCGCGGGTATTAATTGTGTCCTCTTAACCGAGGCACTTTTCGGAGCCTGACGTGCCCCCGAAAACCGAGACGAAGGAAACTGTCGCCCGGAGCCGCCGCCGCACGGTGGTGGGAGTGGTGATCGGCGACAAGATGCAGAAGACGATCAAGGTGCAGGTCGAGCGCCTGGTGCGCCATCCGGAGTTCGAGAAGACGCTGCGCAAGCACTACGTCTGCTACGCGCACGACGAGAAGCGGGAAGCGCGCCGGGGCGACAAGGTCGAGCTGATGGAGACGCGGCCGCTCTCCCGGCTCAAGCACTGGAGGCTGGTGCGGGTGCTGGAGCGCTCGGCGGCGGGGGCGGCCGCGCCGGACGCCCGCCAGGCGGCGCGTCCGGGAGGCGGGGCGGAGTCGTCCCAGGCCTGAGGGGGACCCATCCATGATCCAGCTCAAGACGATTCTCGACGTGGCCGACAACACCGGGGCGAAGCTCGCCTCATGTATTCAGATCCTCGGGGACTCCAAGCGCCGCTACGGCC is a window encoding:
- the rpsQ gene encoding 30S ribosomal protein S17, encoding MPPKTETKETVARSRRRTVVGVVIGDKMQKTIKVQVERLVRHPEFEKTLRKHYVCYAHDEKREARRGDKVELMETRPLSRLKHWRLVRVLERSAAGAAAPDARQAARPGGGAESSQA